The following coding sequences lie in one Candidatus Omnitrophota bacterium genomic window:
- the galT gene encoding galactose-1-phosphate uridylyltransferase: protein MPELRKDPVIGRWVIISTERARRPDQFASQTKDQENPLDCPFCEGKEAKTPPEIYAIRPHNSTRNAPGWDLRVVPSISPFLRVEGDLERRGNGVYDVMNGVGAHEIVIETNQHIANMADLSEEQITKILNCYSDRIIDLEKDIRFKYVLVFKNYGKGSGGTAIRHTRSQLIATPVNPKRVKEELAGARLYYEYHERCVFCDLIKQELAQKERVILDLDGFLAVTPFAARFPFETWILPKQHCSDYTCMDAESRRNLARLLKAVLLKMKIGLNDPDYNYVIHTAPFRRQKSGYWKTIDQDYHWHIEIMPHLTKVAGFEWGTGFYICPLPPEETAKFLREVEI from the coding sequence ATGCCAGAATTAAGAAAAGATCCAGTTATAGGTAGGTGGGTAATTATTTCCACTGAACGTGCTCGTCGTCCTGATCAATTTGCAAGCCAGACTAAAGATCAGGAGAATCCGTTGGACTGCCCATTTTGCGAAGGCAAAGAAGCAAAAACTCCCCCTGAAATTTATGCTATTCGTCCGCATAATTCTACTCGTAATGCTCCGGGTTGGGATTTACGTGTCGTTCCTAGTATCTCACCTTTTTTAAGAGTAGAAGGCGATCTGGAGCGCCGGGGAAATGGTGTTTATGACGTAATGAACGGAGTAGGCGCGCATGAGATTGTAATTGAAACTAATCAGCATATAGCCAATATGGCGGATTTGAGTGAAGAACAAATTACTAAAATACTTAATTGTTATTCTGATAGAATAATTGATTTGGAGAAAGATATCCGTTTTAAATATGTTTTAGTATTCAAAAATTATGGTAAGGGTTCAGGAGGCACGGCAATCAGGCATACTCGTTCACAGTTGATTGCTACTCCGGTTAACCCTAAGCGAGTAAAAGAGGAGTTAGCAGGCGCGCGCCTCTACTATGAATATCATGAACGCTGCGTATTCTGTGATTTGATTAAACAGGAGTTGGCGCAAAAGGAGAGGGTAATTTTGGATTTGGATGGTTTTTTAGCGGTTACTCCGTTTGCTGCGCGTTTTCCTTTTGAAACCTGGATTTTACCGAAGCAGCATTGTTCGGATTATACCTGTATGGATGCCGAATCACGCAGAAACCTTGCTCGCCTGCTCAAAGCTGTTCTTTTAAAAATGAAAATCGGGTTAAATGATCCGGATTATAATTACGTAATTCATACTGCACCATTCCGAAGACAAAAGAGCGGTTATTGGAAAACTATTGATCAGGATTATCATTGGCATATTGAGATTATGCCTCACTTGACCAAAGTTGCTGGTTTTGAATGGGGAACAGGTTTTTATATCTGTCCTCTTCCTCCGGAGGAAACAGCTAAATTTTTAAGAGAGGTAGAAATTTAA